From a single Bacillus gobiensis genomic region:
- a CDS encoding CitMHS family transporter has product MLAFLGFSMIIVFMYLIISKRMSALVALIVIPILFALFGGFGPGIGEMMLEGVKQVAPTGVMLMFAILYFGIMIDAGLFDPLVGKILAVVKGDPLKIVIGTALLSMMVALDGDGTTTYMITVSAMLPLYQRLGMNPLILTCIAMLSFGFMNMTPWGGPTARAVSALQLDVADVFTPLIPVMAGGALWTLFTAYILGKKERKRIGVAEIQYSEEDKLTISQQSAALETESFKRPKLLWINLLLTVSLLVCLITSVLPLPILFMIAFVIALMINYPKLDDQKERISNHAGNVLAVVGLVFASGIFTGILSGTEMVDEMANSLVAIIPESLGSYFAVITAVTSIPFTYFMANDPYYYGVLPILAQTAEAYGVDPAEIARASILGQPVHAMSPLMASAYLLVGMAGVEFGDHQKFIFKWALGSCFVMIAIALLTGVITF; this is encoded by the coding sequence GTGTTAGCGTTTTTAGGTTTTTCAATGATCATCGTATTTATGTATTTAATTATTTCAAAGCGGATGTCCGCCCTGGTAGCGTTAATTGTGATTCCGATCTTGTTTGCATTATTCGGCGGATTTGGACCTGGTATCGGTGAAATGATGTTAGAAGGCGTAAAGCAGGTTGCTCCGACTGGTGTGATGTTAATGTTCGCCATTCTCTACTTTGGGATAATGATTGATGCTGGGTTGTTTGACCCTCTTGTGGGCAAAATTTTAGCTGTAGTAAAGGGAGATCCATTAAAAATTGTAATCGGTACAGCACTCCTTTCCATGATGGTAGCACTTGATGGGGATGGAACGACAACCTATATGATTACGGTATCAGCTATGCTGCCGCTTTATCAACGATTAGGAATGAATCCGCTTATTTTAACATGTATAGCGATGCTGTCATTTGGCTTTATGAACATGACACCATGGGGAGGGCCGACTGCAAGAGCAGTAAGCGCACTGCAGCTTGATGTTGCGGATGTATTTACACCGCTTATTCCTGTAATGGCTGGCGGAGCATTATGGACGCTATTTACAGCATATATTCTTGGAAAAAAAGAGCGTAAAAGAATAGGAGTTGCCGAGATTCAATATTCAGAGGAGGATAAACTAACAATAAGTCAGCAAAGTGCAGCTTTAGAAACGGAAAGCTTCAAGCGACCCAAGCTTTTATGGATAAATTTATTGTTAACAGTTTCATTACTCGTTTGCTTAATTACGTCAGTATTGCCGCTGCCTATTTTATTCATGATCGCCTTTGTCATCGCCCTCATGATTAATTATCCTAAATTGGATGACCAGAAGGAGAGAATATCTAATCATGCAGGAAACGTTCTGGCTGTTGTAGGCTTAGTGTTTGCTTCCGGGATTTTCACAGGCATATTATCCGGAACAGAAATGGTTGATGAAATGGCGAACAGTTTAGTTGCCATTATTCCTGAGTCACTAGGCTCATATTTTGCAGTGATTACAGCAGTCACGAGTATTCCATTTACGTATTTCATGGCAAATGATCCTTACTATTACGGTGTCCTGCCGATTTTGGCGCAAACTGCAGAAGCTTATGGCGTAGATCCAGCAGAAATTGCCCGTGCATCCATTTTGGGCCAGCCAGTCCATGCAATGAGTCCTTTAATGGCTTCTGCCTATTTACTTGTTGGTATGGCAGGTGTCGAGTTCGGGGACCATCAAAAGTTCATATTTAAATGGGCATTAGGTTCTTGTTTTGTAATGATTGCGATCGCGCTGCTTACAGGCGTAATTACTTTTTAA
- the bamE gene encoding outer membrane protein assembly factor BamE domain-containing protein — translation MKSKENLLWGLLCVYGILYVLLYMGYYLIINILHSSYSVISTTAIILPFVFLLLFLLILWKYTEIRKAKFLAMTAIGIIPPLYCAIILGVNEYRSNFTVEKWVDHENERVYMIDDFFNTYDLIGMEKDEVNSLLGKPTVTEYFKEDDNIVYYLGDERGLIRIDSEWLVLRFNDEEQVVNYEIRTD, via the coding sequence TTGAAATCTAAAGAAAATCTATTGTGGGGTTTACTTTGTGTATACGGTATTCTATACGTTTTATTATATATGGGCTACTACCTCATAATTAACATTCTGCATTCTTCTTACAGTGTCATTAGTACAACAGCCATTATATTGCCTTTCGTTTTTTTGCTGCTATTTCTTTTGATTTTATGGAAATATACTGAAATAAGAAAGGCTAAATTTCTGGCCATGACCGCGATTGGTATAATTCCGCCGCTGTATTGTGCAATTATTTTAGGGGTTAACGAATATAGATCAAATTTCACTGTCGAAAAATGGGTAGATCACGAGAATGAAAGAGTATATATGATTGATGATTTTTTTAATACATATGACCTAATAGGTATGGAAAAAGACGAAGTCAATTCGCTATTGGGAAAGCCAACTGTAACAGAGTATTTTAAAGAAGATGATAATATTGTTTATTACCTTGGAGATGAGCGGGGGCTGATTAGGATAGATAGTGAGTGGTTAGTCTTGCGGTTCAACGATGAAGAGCAGGTTGTGAATTATGAGATACGAACGGACTAA